The following coding sequences lie in one Arachis ipaensis cultivar K30076 chromosome B03, Araip1.1, whole genome shotgun sequence genomic window:
- the LOC107630216 gene encoding uncharacterized protein LOC107630216 isoform X4, whose protein sequence is MSITTAFTCTSTGTSENPIVAFTTPPNYAERLSHLLTVNAYSPLWCPTLTIQPTPSSFAPYLSSHSLQPFSAIAFTSRTAIQAFHTAAAALRIPPLSHSGHPFIVAALGKDTELIDAEFLSRICSNSERIRVLVPPTATPSSLAAALGPGGGRRVLCPVPLVVGLEEPPVVPAFLQELRDFGWAPARVEAYETRWAGPRCAEGIVKGSEDEGIDAVVFTSSAEVEGLLKSLREFGLNFEEVRRRCPGLVVAAHGPVTAAGAERLGVKVDVTNGKLMLTMLREYYGAK, encoded by the exons ATGTCCATCACCACAGCATTCACGTGTACATCCACAGGCACCTCAGAAAACCCCATCGTGGCATTCACCACTCCCCCCAACTACGCCGAAAGGTTATCCCACCTTCTCACCGTCAACGCCTACTCCCCACTTTGGTGCCCAACACTCACCATCCAACCCACACCCTCCTCTTTCGCCCCTTACCTCTCCTCTCACTCTCTCCAACCCTTCTCCGCCATCGCCTTCACCTCCCGAACCGCAATCCAAGCCTTCCACACCGCTGCCGCCGCCCTCCGCATCCCCCCGCTCTCTCATTCTGGCCACCCCTTCATCGTCGCCGCCCTCGGAAAGGACACCGAGCTCATCGACGCCGAATTCCTCTCCAGAATCTGTTCCAATTCTGAGAGAATTAGGGTTCTTGTTCCACCGACCGCGACGCCGAGCAGTCTTGCGGCGGCGTTGGGGCCCGGCGGCGGCCGGAGAGTGCTCTGCCCAGTCCCACTGGTCGTGGGCCTGGAGGAGCCACCGGTGGTGCCGGCCTTCCTGCAGGAGCTACGGGATTTTGGATGGGCCCCAGCTCGGGTGGAGGCCTACGAGACGCGGTGGGCTGGGCCGCGGTGCGCGGAGGGGATTGTGAAGGGGAGTGAGGATGAAGGAATCGATGCGGTGGTTTTTACGAGCAGTGCTGAGGTCGAGGGCCTGTTGAAGAGCCTGAGGGAGTTTGGGCTGAACTTTGAGGAGGTGAGGAGGAGGTGCCCAGGTTTGGTTGTTGCGGCCCACGGGCCTGTCACGGCGGCTGGGGCCGAGAGGCTTGGAGTTAAGGTTGACGTG ACAAATGGCAAGCTAATGCTAACAATGTTGAG GGAGTATTATGGAGCCAAATGA
- the LOC107630216 gene encoding uncharacterized protein LOC107630216 isoform X1 — translation MSITTAFTCTSTGTSENPIVAFTTPPNYAERLSHLLTVNAYSPLWCPTLTIQPTPSSFAPYLSSHSLQPFSAIAFTSRTAIQAFHTAAAALRIPPLSHSGHPFIVAALGKDTELIDAEFLSRICSNSERIRVLVPPTATPSSLAAALGPGGGRRVLCPVPLVVGLEEPPVVPAFLQELRDFGWAPARVEAYETRWAGPRCAEGIVKGSEDEGIDAVVFTSSAEVEGLLKSLREFGLNFEEVRRRCPGLVVAAHGPVTAAGAERLGVKVDVQGVLWSQMNTIFQIFYEVDFATQTEWDVTLK, via the exons ATGTCCATCACCACAGCATTCACGTGTACATCCACAGGCACCTCAGAAAACCCCATCGTGGCATTCACCACTCCCCCCAACTACGCCGAAAGGTTATCCCACCTTCTCACCGTCAACGCCTACTCCCCACTTTGGTGCCCAACACTCACCATCCAACCCACACCCTCCTCTTTCGCCCCTTACCTCTCCTCTCACTCTCTCCAACCCTTCTCCGCCATCGCCTTCACCTCCCGAACCGCAATCCAAGCCTTCCACACCGCTGCCGCCGCCCTCCGCATCCCCCCGCTCTCTCATTCTGGCCACCCCTTCATCGTCGCCGCCCTCGGAAAGGACACCGAGCTCATCGACGCCGAATTCCTCTCCAGAATCTGTTCCAATTCTGAGAGAATTAGGGTTCTTGTTCCACCGACCGCGACGCCGAGCAGTCTTGCGGCGGCGTTGGGGCCCGGCGGCGGCCGGAGAGTGCTCTGCCCAGTCCCACTGGTCGTGGGCCTGGAGGAGCCACCGGTGGTGCCGGCCTTCCTGCAGGAGCTACGGGATTTTGGATGGGCCCCAGCTCGGGTGGAGGCCTACGAGACGCGGTGGGCTGGGCCGCGGTGCGCGGAGGGGATTGTGAAGGGGAGTGAGGATGAAGGAATCGATGCGGTGGTTTTTACGAGCAGTGCTGAGGTCGAGGGCCTGTTGAAGAGCCTGAGGGAGTTTGGGCTGAACTTTGAGGAGGTGAGGAGGAGGTGCCCAGGTTTGGTTGTTGCGGCCCACGGGCCTGTCACGGCGGCTGGGGCCGAGAGGCTTGGAGTTAAGGTTGACGTG CAGGGAGTATTATGGAGCCAAATGAATACCATATTCCAAATATTTTATGAAGTTGATTTTGCAACACAGACAGAATGGGATGTCACACTCAAATAA
- the LOC107630216 gene encoding uncharacterized protein LOC107630216 isoform X3, whose protein sequence is MSITTAFTCTSTGTSENPIVAFTTPPNYAERLSHLLTVNAYSPLWCPTLTIQPTPSSFAPYLSSHSLQPFSAIAFTSRTAIQAFHTAAAALRIPPLSHSGHPFIVAALGKDTELIDAEFLSRICSNSERIRVLVPPTATPSSLAAALGPGGGRRVLCPVPLVVGLEEPPVVPAFLQELRDFGWAPARVEAYETRWAGPRCAEGIVKGSEDEGIDAVVFTSSAEVEGLLKSLREFGLNFEEVRRRCPGLVVAAHGPVTAAGAERLGVKVDVTNGKLMLTMLSREYYGAK, encoded by the exons ATGTCCATCACCACAGCATTCACGTGTACATCCACAGGCACCTCAGAAAACCCCATCGTGGCATTCACCACTCCCCCCAACTACGCCGAAAGGTTATCCCACCTTCTCACCGTCAACGCCTACTCCCCACTTTGGTGCCCAACACTCACCATCCAACCCACACCCTCCTCTTTCGCCCCTTACCTCTCCTCTCACTCTCTCCAACCCTTCTCCGCCATCGCCTTCACCTCCCGAACCGCAATCCAAGCCTTCCACACCGCTGCCGCCGCCCTCCGCATCCCCCCGCTCTCTCATTCTGGCCACCCCTTCATCGTCGCCGCCCTCGGAAAGGACACCGAGCTCATCGACGCCGAATTCCTCTCCAGAATCTGTTCCAATTCTGAGAGAATTAGGGTTCTTGTTCCACCGACCGCGACGCCGAGCAGTCTTGCGGCGGCGTTGGGGCCCGGCGGCGGCCGGAGAGTGCTCTGCCCAGTCCCACTGGTCGTGGGCCTGGAGGAGCCACCGGTGGTGCCGGCCTTCCTGCAGGAGCTACGGGATTTTGGATGGGCCCCAGCTCGGGTGGAGGCCTACGAGACGCGGTGGGCTGGGCCGCGGTGCGCGGAGGGGATTGTGAAGGGGAGTGAGGATGAAGGAATCGATGCGGTGGTTTTTACGAGCAGTGCTGAGGTCGAGGGCCTGTTGAAGAGCCTGAGGGAGTTTGGGCTGAACTTTGAGGAGGTGAGGAGGAGGTGCCCAGGTTTGGTTGTTGCGGCCCACGGGCCTGTCACGGCGGCTGGGGCCGAGAGGCTTGGAGTTAAGGTTGACGTG ACAAATGGCAAGCTAATGCTAACAATGTTGAG CAGGGAGTATTATGGAGCCAAATGA
- the LOC107630216 gene encoding uncharacterized protein LOC107630216 isoform X2 codes for MSITTAFTCTSTGTSENPIVAFTTPPNYAERLSHLLTVNAYSPLWCPTLTIQPTPSSFAPYLSSHSLQPFSAIAFTSRTAIQAFHTAAAALRIPPLSHSGHPFIVAALGKDTELIDAEFLSRICSNSERIRVLVPPTATPSSLAAALGPGGGRRVLCPVPLVVGLEEPPVVPAFLQELRDFGWAPARVEAYETRWAGPRCAEGIVKGSEDEGIDAVVFTSSAEVEGLLKSLREFGLNFEEVRRRCPGLVVAAHGPVTAAGAERLGVKVDVGVLWSQMNTIFQIFYEVDFATQTEWDVTLK; via the exons ATGTCCATCACCACAGCATTCACGTGTACATCCACAGGCACCTCAGAAAACCCCATCGTGGCATTCACCACTCCCCCCAACTACGCCGAAAGGTTATCCCACCTTCTCACCGTCAACGCCTACTCCCCACTTTGGTGCCCAACACTCACCATCCAACCCACACCCTCCTCTTTCGCCCCTTACCTCTCCTCTCACTCTCTCCAACCCTTCTCCGCCATCGCCTTCACCTCCCGAACCGCAATCCAAGCCTTCCACACCGCTGCCGCCGCCCTCCGCATCCCCCCGCTCTCTCATTCTGGCCACCCCTTCATCGTCGCCGCCCTCGGAAAGGACACCGAGCTCATCGACGCCGAATTCCTCTCCAGAATCTGTTCCAATTCTGAGAGAATTAGGGTTCTTGTTCCACCGACCGCGACGCCGAGCAGTCTTGCGGCGGCGTTGGGGCCCGGCGGCGGCCGGAGAGTGCTCTGCCCAGTCCCACTGGTCGTGGGCCTGGAGGAGCCACCGGTGGTGCCGGCCTTCCTGCAGGAGCTACGGGATTTTGGATGGGCCCCAGCTCGGGTGGAGGCCTACGAGACGCGGTGGGCTGGGCCGCGGTGCGCGGAGGGGATTGTGAAGGGGAGTGAGGATGAAGGAATCGATGCGGTGGTTTTTACGAGCAGTGCTGAGGTCGAGGGCCTGTTGAAGAGCCTGAGGGAGTTTGGGCTGAACTTTGAGGAGGTGAGGAGGAGGTGCCCAGGTTTGGTTGTTGCGGCCCACGGGCCTGTCACGGCGGCTGGGGCCGAGAGGCTTGGAGTTAAGGTTGACGTG GGAGTATTATGGAGCCAAATGAATACCATATTCCAAATATTTTATGAAGTTGATTTTGCAACACAGACAGAATGGGATGTCACACTCAAATAA
- the LOC107630216 gene encoding uncharacterized protein LOC107630216 isoform X6, with translation MSITTAFTCTSTGTSENPIVAFTTPPNYAERLSHLLTVNAYSPLWCPTLTIQPTPSSFAPYLSSHSLQPFSAIAFTSRTAIQAFHTAAAALRIPPLSHSGHPFIVAALGKDTELIDAEFLSRICSNSERIRVLVPPTATPSSLAAALGPGGGRRVLCPVPLVVGLEEPPVVPAFLQELRDFGWAPARVEAYETRWAGPRCAEGIVKGSEDEGIDAVVFTSSAEVEGLLKSLREFGLNFEEVRRRCPGLVVAAHGPVTAAGAERLGVKVDVLCHLL, from the exons ATGTCCATCACCACAGCATTCACGTGTACATCCACAGGCACCTCAGAAAACCCCATCGTGGCATTCACCACTCCCCCCAACTACGCCGAAAGGTTATCCCACCTTCTCACCGTCAACGCCTACTCCCCACTTTGGTGCCCAACACTCACCATCCAACCCACACCCTCCTCTTTCGCCCCTTACCTCTCCTCTCACTCTCTCCAACCCTTCTCCGCCATCGCCTTCACCTCCCGAACCGCAATCCAAGCCTTCCACACCGCTGCCGCCGCCCTCCGCATCCCCCCGCTCTCTCATTCTGGCCACCCCTTCATCGTCGCCGCCCTCGGAAAGGACACCGAGCTCATCGACGCCGAATTCCTCTCCAGAATCTGTTCCAATTCTGAGAGAATTAGGGTTCTTGTTCCACCGACCGCGACGCCGAGCAGTCTTGCGGCGGCGTTGGGGCCCGGCGGCGGCCGGAGAGTGCTCTGCCCAGTCCCACTGGTCGTGGGCCTGGAGGAGCCACCGGTGGTGCCGGCCTTCCTGCAGGAGCTACGGGATTTTGGATGGGCCCCAGCTCGGGTGGAGGCCTACGAGACGCGGTGGGCTGGGCCGCGGTGCGCGGAGGGGATTGTGAAGGGGAGTGAGGATGAAGGAATCGATGCGGTGGTTTTTACGAGCAGTGCTGAGGTCGAGGGCCTGTTGAAGAGCCTGAGGGAGTTTGGGCTGAACTTTGAGGAGGTGAGGAGGAGGTGCCCAGGTTTGGTTGTTGCGGCCCACGGGCCTGTCACGGCGGCTGGGGCCGAGAGGCTTGGAGTTAAGGTTGACGTG CTCTGCCATCTTCTATAG
- the LOC107630216 gene encoding uncharacterized protein LOC107630216 isoform X5 — translation MSITTAFTCTSTGTSENPIVAFTTPPNYAERLSHLLTVNAYSPLWCPTLTIQPTPSSFAPYLSSHSLQPFSAIAFTSRTAIQAFHTAAAALRIPPLSHSGHPFIVAALGKDTELIDAEFLSRICSNSERIRVLVPPTATPSSLAAALGPGGGRRVLCPVPLVVGLEEPPVVPAFLQELRDFGWAPARVEAYETRWAGPRCAEGIVKGSEDEGIDAVVFTSSAEVEGLLKSLREFGLNFEEVRRRCPGLVVAAHGPVTAAGAERLGVKVDVTNGKLMLTMLRFDP, via the exons ATGTCCATCACCACAGCATTCACGTGTACATCCACAGGCACCTCAGAAAACCCCATCGTGGCATTCACCACTCCCCCCAACTACGCCGAAAGGTTATCCCACCTTCTCACCGTCAACGCCTACTCCCCACTTTGGTGCCCAACACTCACCATCCAACCCACACCCTCCTCTTTCGCCCCTTACCTCTCCTCTCACTCTCTCCAACCCTTCTCCGCCATCGCCTTCACCTCCCGAACCGCAATCCAAGCCTTCCACACCGCTGCCGCCGCCCTCCGCATCCCCCCGCTCTCTCATTCTGGCCACCCCTTCATCGTCGCCGCCCTCGGAAAGGACACCGAGCTCATCGACGCCGAATTCCTCTCCAGAATCTGTTCCAATTCTGAGAGAATTAGGGTTCTTGTTCCACCGACCGCGACGCCGAGCAGTCTTGCGGCGGCGTTGGGGCCCGGCGGCGGCCGGAGAGTGCTCTGCCCAGTCCCACTGGTCGTGGGCCTGGAGGAGCCACCGGTGGTGCCGGCCTTCCTGCAGGAGCTACGGGATTTTGGATGGGCCCCAGCTCGGGTGGAGGCCTACGAGACGCGGTGGGCTGGGCCGCGGTGCGCGGAGGGGATTGTGAAGGGGAGTGAGGATGAAGGAATCGATGCGGTGGTTTTTACGAGCAGTGCTGAGGTCGAGGGCCTGTTGAAGAGCCTGAGGGAGTTTGGGCTGAACTTTGAGGAGGTGAGGAGGAGGTGCCCAGGTTTGGTTGTTGCGGCCCACGGGCCTGTCACGGCGGCTGGGGCCGAGAGGCTTGGAGTTAAGGTTGACGTG ACAAATGGCAAGCTAATGCTAACAATGTTGAG GTTTGATCCCTGA
- the LOC107630215 gene encoding leucine-rich repeat receptor-like protein kinase TDR: MEIVKFLYLNLLATFTFSVVLAMDPYSEALLGLKSELVDDDNTLHDWKVPSQQGNSTTESYACSWTGIKCNNDSTVVTSIDLSMKKLGGVISGKQFTIFTKLVDLNLSYNFFSGQLPVQIFNLKTLKSLDISRNNFSGHFPNGISSLQNLLVLDAFSNSFSGPLPAELSQLQNLKVLNLAGSYFSGPIPSEYGSFRSIEFLHLAGNSLTGNIPSELGNLKTVTHMEIGYNNYDSLIPPQLGNMSQIQYLDIAGANLSGPIPKQLSNLTSLQSLFLFRNQLTGSIPSELGNIKILTNLDLSDNFLSGSIPESFSELKNLRLLSLMYNDMTGNVPQGIGGLPSLETLLIWNNRFSGLLPQSLGSNSKLKWVDASTNNLVGSIPPDICASGELFKLILFSNKFTGGLSPLSDCSSLVRLRLEDNSFSGRIPLRFSHLPDVSYVDLSHNNFVGGIPSDISQAYQLRYFNVSYNPRLGGTIPARLWSLPILQNFSSSSCGISGDLPQFESCKSISIIDLDRNNLSGTIPNSFSKCQALEKLNLSNNNMIGHIPEELASIPVLSVIDLSNNKINGPIPEKFGSSSSLQLLNVSFNNITGSIPTGKSFKLMGSSAFVGNSELCGAPLRPCPGSVGILGSKGTWRLTRILLLCLGSLVILLGVAFGTLYLRRGIKSQWKMVSFAGLPQFTANDILTSFSGTKTTEVPSPSPPLVSKVVLPTGITVVVKKIEWEQRSIKVMSEFIIRLGNARHKNLIRLLGLCHNNQLVYLLYDYVPNGNLAEKIGRKWDWAAKFRTVVGIARGLRFLHHDCYPAIPHGDLKSSNVVFDENMEPRLAEFGFKHLLRLTNGSSPATTKWETEYNEAVKEELRMDVYQFGEMILEILTGGRLTNAAATIQNKPWHVLLREIYDENEVSSANTMQEIKLVLEVAMLCTSSRSYDQPSMEDALKLLSGIKPIEDGRA; encoded by the exons ATGGAGATTGTAAAATTCTTGTACTTGAATCTTCTCGCGACTTTCACATTCTCAGTGGTTTTAGCAATGGACCCTTATTCAGAGGCACTCCTGGGCCTGAAATCTGAGCTTGTAGATGATGATAACACACTGCATGATTGGAAAGTACCCTCTCAACAAGGGAACTCAACAACAGAATCCTATGCATGTTCTTGGACAGGTATCAAGTGTAACAACGACTCAACAGTTGTAACCTCCATAGACCTCTCAATGAAGAAACTCGGTGGCGTAATCTCAGGGAAACAATTCACCATCTTCACAAAGCTTGTTGATCTCAACCTCAGCTACAACTTCTTCTCTGGCCAGCTTCCAGTGCAAATTTTCAACCTCAAAACCCTGAAAAGCCTTGATATCAGCAGAAACAACTTCTCTGGTCACTTTCCAAATGGAATTTCCAGCCTCCAAAATCTTCTTGTACTTGATGCCTTTAGCAACAGCTTTTCAGGTCCATTGCCTGCAGAACTTTCGCAGCTACAGAATCTCAAGGTTCTTAATCTAGCTGGGAGTTACTTCAGTGGACCAATTCCATCTGAGTATGGTTCTTTCAGAAGCATTGAGTTTCTTCATCTTGCAGGGAATTCTCTCACAGGGAATATTCCTTCAGAACTTGGAAACCTCAAAACAGTGACCCATATGGAGATTGGTTACAACAATTATGATAGTCTTATACCGCCACAATTGGGTAACATGAGTCAGATTCAGTATCTTGACATAGCAGGTGCAAATCTATCAGGCCCCATACCAAAGCAACTCTCCAACCTCACCAGTTTGCAATCACTATTCCTGTTCCGGAACCAGCTCACAGGATCAATACCAAGTGAGTTGGGCAATATCAAAATTCTCACAAATTTAGATTTATCTGATAACTTCCTTTCAGGGTCTATTCCAGAGAGCTTTTCAGAGTTAAAGAACCTAAGACTGCTGAGTCTCATGTACAATGACATGACTGGCAATGTTCCACAAGGCATAGGTGGACTTCCGTCCTTGGAAACCCTTCTCATTTGGAACAACCGGTTCTCCGGATTACTTCCACAGAGCCTGGGGAGCAACTCTAAACTCAAGTGGGTGGATGCATCCACAAACAATTTGGTTGGCAGCATTCCACCGGACATTTGTGCAAGTGGAGAGCTGTTTAAGTTGATCTTGTTCTCAAACAAATTCACAGGAGGTCTCTCCCCTCTCTCTGATTGTTCTTCCCTTGTTCGCCTTCGCCTCGAAGATAACTCATTCTCCGGAAGGATCCCTCTCAGATTCAGCCATCTTCCTGATGTTTCATACGTTGACCTGTCCCACAACAATTTTGTTGGTGGGATTCCCTCCGATATTTCTCAAGCATATCAACTTCGGTATTTCAATGTATCTTATAATCCACGATTAGGAGGCACCATCCCCGCACGACTATGGTCTTTGCCCATACTTCAAAACTTTTCATCATCTTCTTGCGGTATTTCAGGTGATCTTCCTCAGTTTGAGTCCTGTAAGTCAATTTCAATTATTGATCTAGATAGGAACAACTTATCTGGAACTATACCAAACAGCTTTTCCAAATGTCAGGCTCTTGAAAAACTGAACTTGTCGAACAACAATATGATAGGTCATATACCAGAAGAACTAGCCAGTATCCCTGTTCTTAGTGTTATAGACCTATCAAATAATAAGATCAATGGCCCCATACCTGAAAAGTTTGGTAGTTCTTCAAGTTTACAACTTCTCAATGTGTCCTTCAACAATATCACGGGTTCAATTCCAACAGGGAAGTCATTCAAATTGATGGGTAGCAGTGCATTTGTTGGGAATTCTGAGCTTTGTGGAGCACCACTTCGACCATGTCCTGGTTCAGTTGGAATATTGGGGAGCAAAGGAACATGGAGGCTTACCCGTATTCTGCTACTCTGTTTAGGGTCGTTAGTAATCCTTCTAGGAGTCGCTTTTGGAACACTTTATTTAAGAAGAGGGATCAAAAGTCAATGGAAGATGGTCTCATTTGCTGGACTCCCAcagttcacagcaaatgatatttTGACAAGCTTCAGTGGCACAAAAACAACAGAAGTTCCATCACCATCACCACCTTTGGTTTCAAAGGTGGTTCTCCCTACAGGGATAACAGTCGTAGTTAAGAAGATTGAATGGGAACAGAGGAGCATCAAGGTCATGTCGGAATTCATAATTCGCCTTGGAAATGCGAGGCACAAGAACTTGATCAGATTATTGGGGCTATGCCACAATAATCAGTTAGTCTATCTTCTGTATGATTACGTGCCCAACGGGAATTTGGCTGAAAAAATTGGAAGGAAGTGGGACTGGGCAGCTAAGTTCAGAACTGTGGTTGGAATCGCAAGGGGACTAAGATTCCTTCACCATGACTGTTACCCAGCCATACCCCATGGAGACTTGAAATCAAGCAACGTTGTGTTTGATGAAAATATGGAACCCCGTTTGGCTGAATTTGGGTTCAAACATCTGTTAAGGTTGACCAACGGCTCATCTCCTGCTACAACCAAGTGGGAAACAG AATATAATGAAGCCGTGAAAGAGGAACTCAGAATGGATGTCTACCAATTCGGAGAGATGATTCTGGAAATTTTAACTGGAGGAAGGTTGACTAATGCAGCAGCTACCATACAAAACAAACCATGGCATGTTCTTCTCAGAGAAATTTACGACGAGAACGAAGTCAGTTCCGCCAATACAATGCAGGAGATCAAACTGGTTCTCGAGGTTGCTATGCTTTGCACTAGCAGCAGGTCATATGATCAACCGTCGATGGAAGATGCTCTGAAGCTTTTGTCAGGGATCAAACCTATAGAAGATGGCAGAGCTTAA
- the LOC107630216 gene encoding uncharacterized protein LOC107630216 isoform X7: MSITTAFTCTSTGTSENPIVAFTTPPNYAERLSHLLTVNAYSPLWCPTLTIQPTPSSFAPYLSSHSLQPFSAIAFTSRTAIQAFHTAAAALRIPPLSHSGHPFIVAALGKDTELIDAEFLSRICSNSERIRVLVPPTATPSSLAAALGPGGGRRVLCPVPLVVGLEEPPVVPAFLQELRDFGWAPARVEAYETRWAGPRCAEGIVKGSEDEGIDAVVFTSSAEVEGLLKSLREFGLNFEEVRRRCPGLVVAAHGPVTAAGAERLGVKVDVV; this comes from the exons ATGTCCATCACCACAGCATTCACGTGTACATCCACAGGCACCTCAGAAAACCCCATCGTGGCATTCACCACTCCCCCCAACTACGCCGAAAGGTTATCCCACCTTCTCACCGTCAACGCCTACTCCCCACTTTGGTGCCCAACACTCACCATCCAACCCACACCCTCCTCTTTCGCCCCTTACCTCTCCTCTCACTCTCTCCAACCCTTCTCCGCCATCGCCTTCACCTCCCGAACCGCAATCCAAGCCTTCCACACCGCTGCCGCCGCCCTCCGCATCCCCCCGCTCTCTCATTCTGGCCACCCCTTCATCGTCGCCGCCCTCGGAAAGGACACCGAGCTCATCGACGCCGAATTCCTCTCCAGAATCTGTTCCAATTCTGAGAGAATTAGGGTTCTTGTTCCACCGACCGCGACGCCGAGCAGTCTTGCGGCGGCGTTGGGGCCCGGCGGCGGCCGGAGAGTGCTCTGCCCAGTCCCACTGGTCGTGGGCCTGGAGGAGCCACCGGTGGTGCCGGCCTTCCTGCAGGAGCTACGGGATTTTGGATGGGCCCCAGCTCGGGTGGAGGCCTACGAGACGCGGTGGGCTGGGCCGCGGTGCGCGGAGGGGATTGTGAAGGGGAGTGAGGATGAAGGAATCGATGCGGTGGTTTTTACGAGCAGTGCTGAGGTCGAGGGCCTGTTGAAGAGCCTGAGGGAGTTTGGGCTGAACTTTGAGGAGGTGAGGAGGAGGTGCCCAGGTTTGGTTGTTGCGGCCCACGGGCCTGTCACGGCGGCTGGGGCCGAGAGGCTTGGAGTTAAGGTTGACGTG GTTTGA